From the Solanum lycopersicum chromosome 10, SLM_r2.1 genome, one window contains:
- the LOC101244421 gene encoding transcription factor GTE4 isoform X2: MMNGEDQGSEEQQNMTESKVYRRKSFKGLNSIGDGLQHSHSEILGSGQENSARINLTFKSKREMREIRRKLQSELDLVRSLVMKIEAKDVQKTGPGIDKDSGVRRVHSDVSKMGQHLESRPLNQLSVSVLENSHGVGENLEKEKRTPKVNQFYRNSEFLLAKDKIPPAESNKKSKSNAKKVSGPESGPGIELVKFSNQMLKNCRALLERLMKHKHGWVFNQPVDTEGLGLHDYFDIIKNPMDLGTVKSRLETNLYKSPKEFAEDVRLTFQNAMTYNPKGQDVYMMAEQLSKIFEEKWPSIEADYMRELRLSMDSEVMQTPTSKKPPPLRPSGMRKTLDRSESTTRPVGSKTKSVTVSQSGRIPAPKKPKAKDPNKREMTYDEKQKLSTSLQNLPSEKLENVVQIIKKRNSSLCQQDDEIEVDIDSVDTETLWELDRFVIYYKKSLSKNKRKTELADQEKKETEQNVQEKNANPVVVEIPKESKAEEKGTPSNLAQLENQGKNISQPGSSSTDSVSSSSDSDSESSSGGGSDAEHSPKS; this comes from the exons ATGATGAATGGTGAAGATCAAGGATCGGAAGAGCAGCAGAATATGACTGAAAGCAAAGTGTACAGACGGAAGTCGTTTAAAGGGTTAAATAGCATAGGTGATGGCTTACAACATTCGCATTCTGAAATCCTAG GTAGTGGTCAAGAAAACAGTGCTAGAATCAATTTGACGTTCAAGTCCAAGCGGGAGATGAGAGAGATAAGAAGAAAGCTGCAGAGTGAATTGGACTTGGTTAGGAGTTTGGTGATGAAGATTGAGGCAAAAGATGTACAGAAGACTGGCCCTGGAATTGATAAGGATAGTGGGGTGCGACGGGTACATTCAGACGTGTCAAAAATGGGGCAACACCTTGAGTCCAGGCCTTTGAATCAGTTAAGTGTGTCAGTTTTGGAGAACAGCCATGGTGTTGGTGAGAATTTGGAGAAAGAGAAGAGGACACCAAAGGTAAACCAATTTTATAGGAACTCAGAATTTCTCTTAGCTAAGGATAAGATTCCCCCAGCTGAAAGCAACAAGAAGTCGAAATCAAATGCAAAGAAAGTGAGTGGGCCAGAATCAGGACCTGGTATTGAGTTAGTGAAGTTCTCAAATCAAATGCTAAAGAATTGTCGTGCTTTGCTTGAAAGATTGATGAAGCACAAGCATGGTTGGGTGTTTAACCAGCCTGTTGATACAGAAGGTCTTGGTTTACATGACTATTTTGACATTATTAAGAATCCAATGGACCTGGGAACTGTGAAGTCCAGGCTTGAGACAAATCTGTACAAGTCTCCTAAAGAATTTGCTGAGGATGTGAGACTAACGTTTCAAAATGCCATGACGTATAACCCAAAGGGTCAAGATGTTTATATGATGGCTGAGCAACTTTCCAAGATATTTGAGGAGAAGTGGCCCTCTATAGAGGCTGATTATATGCGCGAGTTGAGATTGTCAATGGACTCTGAGGTGATGCAGACTCCTACATCTAAGAAACCTCCACCATTGCGGCCTTCTGGAATGAGGAAGACTTTAGACAGGTCAGAATCAACGACCAGACCTGTTGGTTCCAAGACTAAATCTGTCACAGTCTCCCAATCTGGAAGGATCCCTGCACCAAAGAAGCCGAAAGCAAAGGATCCCAATAAAAGGGAAATGACATATGATGAGAAGCAAAAGCTTAGCACAAGCCTACAGAATTTGCCATCTGAAAAGCTTGAAAATGTTGTACAGATCATCAAAAAGAGGAATTCATCTCTTTGCCAACAGGATGATGAGATTGAAGTGGATATTGACAGTGTTGATACTGAGACCCTATGGGAGCTCGACCGGTTTGTTATCTATTACAAAAAGAGCTTGAgcaagaacaaaagaaaaactgAACTTGCAGatcaagaaaaaaaggaaactgAACAGAATGTTCAGGAGAAG AATGCTAACCCAGTTGTGGTAGAAATTCCAAAAGAAAGCAAAGCAG AAGAGAAAGGTACTCCCTCCAATCTTGCTCAACTAGAAAATCAGGGGAAAAATATTAGTCAACCAGGCAGCTCTAGCACTGACTCGGTGTCATCATCAAGTG ATTCTGATAGTGAAAGTTCCTCAGGAGGTGGATCTGATGCAGAACATTCACCAAAAAGTTGA
- the LOC101244421 gene encoding transcription factor GTE4 isoform X1 yields MTSGTMMNGEDQGSEEQQNMTESKVYRRKSFKGLNSIGDGLQHSHSEILGSGQENSARINLTFKSKREMREIRRKLQSELDLVRSLVMKIEAKDVQKTGPGIDKDSGVRRVHSDVSKMGQHLESRPLNQLSVSVLENSHGVGENLEKEKRTPKVNQFYRNSEFLLAKDKIPPAESNKKSKSNAKKVSGPESGPGIELVKFSNQMLKNCRALLERLMKHKHGWVFNQPVDTEGLGLHDYFDIIKNPMDLGTVKSRLETNLYKSPKEFAEDVRLTFQNAMTYNPKGQDVYMMAEQLSKIFEEKWPSIEADYMRELRLSMDSEVMQTPTSKKPPPLRPSGMRKTLDRSESTTRPVGSKTKSVTVSQSGRIPAPKKPKAKDPNKREMTYDEKQKLSTSLQNLPSEKLENVVQIIKKRNSSLCQQDDEIEVDIDSVDTETLWELDRFVIYYKKSLSKNKRKTELADQEKKETEQNVQEKNANPVVVEIPKESKAEEKGTPSNLAQLENQGKNISQPGSSSTDSVSSSSDSDSESSSGGGSDAEHSPKS; encoded by the exons ATGACTTCAGGGACAATGATGAATGGTGAAGATCAAGGATCGGAAGAGCAGCAGAATATGACTGAAAGCAAAGTGTACAGACGGAAGTCGTTTAAAGGGTTAAATAGCATAGGTGATGGCTTACAACATTCGCATTCTGAAATCCTAG GTAGTGGTCAAGAAAACAGTGCTAGAATCAATTTGACGTTCAAGTCCAAGCGGGAGATGAGAGAGATAAGAAGAAAGCTGCAGAGTGAATTGGACTTGGTTAGGAGTTTGGTGATGAAGATTGAGGCAAAAGATGTACAGAAGACTGGCCCTGGAATTGATAAGGATAGTGGGGTGCGACGGGTACATTCAGACGTGTCAAAAATGGGGCAACACCTTGAGTCCAGGCCTTTGAATCAGTTAAGTGTGTCAGTTTTGGAGAACAGCCATGGTGTTGGTGAGAATTTGGAGAAAGAGAAGAGGACACCAAAGGTAAACCAATTTTATAGGAACTCAGAATTTCTCTTAGCTAAGGATAAGATTCCCCCAGCTGAAAGCAACAAGAAGTCGAAATCAAATGCAAAGAAAGTGAGTGGGCCAGAATCAGGACCTGGTATTGAGTTAGTGAAGTTCTCAAATCAAATGCTAAAGAATTGTCGTGCTTTGCTTGAAAGATTGATGAAGCACAAGCATGGTTGGGTGTTTAACCAGCCTGTTGATACAGAAGGTCTTGGTTTACATGACTATTTTGACATTATTAAGAATCCAATGGACCTGGGAACTGTGAAGTCCAGGCTTGAGACAAATCTGTACAAGTCTCCTAAAGAATTTGCTGAGGATGTGAGACTAACGTTTCAAAATGCCATGACGTATAACCCAAAGGGTCAAGATGTTTATATGATGGCTGAGCAACTTTCCAAGATATTTGAGGAGAAGTGGCCCTCTATAGAGGCTGATTATATGCGCGAGTTGAGATTGTCAATGGACTCTGAGGTGATGCAGACTCCTACATCTAAGAAACCTCCACCATTGCGGCCTTCTGGAATGAGGAAGACTTTAGACAGGTCAGAATCAACGACCAGACCTGTTGGTTCCAAGACTAAATCTGTCACAGTCTCCCAATCTGGAAGGATCCCTGCACCAAAGAAGCCGAAAGCAAAGGATCCCAATAAAAGGGAAATGACATATGATGAGAAGCAAAAGCTTAGCACAAGCCTACAGAATTTGCCATCTGAAAAGCTTGAAAATGTTGTACAGATCATCAAAAAGAGGAATTCATCTCTTTGCCAACAGGATGATGAGATTGAAGTGGATATTGACAGTGTTGATACTGAGACCCTATGGGAGCTCGACCGGTTTGTTATCTATTACAAAAAGAGCTTGAgcaagaacaaaagaaaaactgAACTTGCAGatcaagaaaaaaaggaaactgAACAGAATGTTCAGGAGAAG AATGCTAACCCAGTTGTGGTAGAAATTCCAAAAGAAAGCAAAGCAG AAGAGAAAGGTACTCCCTCCAATCTTGCTCAACTAGAAAATCAGGGGAAAAATATTAGTCAACCAGGCAGCTCTAGCACTGACTCGGTGTCATCATCAAGTG ATTCTGATAGTGAAAGTTCCTCAGGAGGTGGATCTGATGCAGAACATTCACCAAAAAGTTGA
- the LOC101261758 gene encoding probable dolichyl-diphosphooligosaccharide--protein glycosyltransferase subunit 3B: MAISYNTNSFLFILVLLLNVTINHTLDSDDLVSELTLLRSRSSTGVIHLSNRLLWQILSVPVPRPFTLLIFFDSQKLHSDSEISLPKLRNEFLVLTSSFHTNNPDDKKFFFFDIEFQESQASFALFGVKSLPHICLVPPFAIDFKRDSIQMESSDITKHAESMAEFVEAKVEHIIGPIHRPGFISKKQRMCIIALGLILSPFLVKKIVSGNTLLHDKNVWMAGLIFVYFFSVSGTMYNIINKIPIAMVDRDDPGKLVFFYDGSGMQLGAEGFTVGFLYTIFGLLLAFVTHALIHVKNRNIQRLVMLLAIFVSFWAVKKVLHLYKWKTGLGPIYG; encoded by the coding sequence ATGGCAATCTCTTATAACACCAATtcctttttgttcattcttgtTCTTTTACTCAATGTAACTATCAATCATACCTTAGATTCAGATGATTTGGTTTCTGAACTAACTCTCCTTCGTTCTCGATCTTCTACTGGTGTCATTCACCTTTCAAACAGATTACTCTGGCAAATTTTATCGGTACCTGTCCCTAGGCCATTCACTCTCCTTATATTCTTTGATTCtcagaagctacattcagattCAGAGATTTCACTCCCCAAACTCAGAAACGAGTTCTTGGTTCTCACGTCTTCTTTTCACACAAACAATCCAGATGACAAGAAGTTCTTCTTCTTTGACATTGAGTTTCAAGAATCACAAGCTTCTTTTGCTCTATTTGGTGTCAAGTCTCTCCCCCATATATGTTTAGTGCCCCCTTTTGCCATTGATTTCAAAAGGGATTCAATTCAGATGGAGTCCTCCGATATCACAAAGCATGCTGAATCGATGGCAGAATTCGTGGAGGCCAAAGTTGAACACATTATTGGTCCAATTCATCGACCAGGTTTTATTTCAAAGAAGCAGAGGATGTGTATCATAGCTCTGGGGCTAATCTTGAGTCCATTTCTAGTGAAAAAGATTGTATCTGGGAACACCCTTTTGCATGATAAGAACGTATGGATGGCAGGGTTGATTTTCGTGTACTTCTTCAGTGTTTCGGGGACAATGTACAACATAATCAACAAGATACCTATAGCTATGGTGGATAGAGATGATCCAGGAAAGCTGGTTTTCTTTTATGACGGATCTGGGATGCAGTTGGGTGCTGAGGGGTTTACAGTCGGGTTCTTGTACACGATTTTCGGGTTGTTGTTGGCCTTTGTCACTCATGCTCTTATCCATGTGAAGAACAGGAATATCCAGAGGTTGGTGATGCTTTTGGCAATCTTTGTTTCATTCTGGGCTGTAAAGAAGGTACTTCACCTGTATAAATGGAAGACTGGGCTTGGTCCTATTTATGGGTGA
- the LOC101244125 gene encoding glucosidase 2 subunit beta, with amino-acid sequence METTTLTQLTSLLLLLSFFFFFHVSNSSTDLPIGIHPLDEKYYASDVIKCKDGSNSFTIDRLNDDFCDCIDGTDEPGTAACPSGKFYCRNVGSTPKFLFSSRVNDDICDCCDGSDEYDSNVNCPNTCVMGGDFSYQTRRYRSRRKHLDRVGGRNANEVNMADSAQRLKGLKILVLVQVALIIIFLVSRKLYRRSRSKRRHSR; translated from the exons ATGGAGACGACGACTCTCACTCAGCTAACAagtctcctcctcctcctcagcttcttcttcttctttcatgtCTCCAATTCCTCTACAGATTTGCCCATCGGAATCCATCCTCTAG ATGAGAAATACTATGCTTCGGATGTGATTAAATGCAAAGATGGATCTAATTCCTTTACCATAGATCGGCTCAACGACGATTTCTGCGATTGTATTGATGGAACTGATGAGCCCG GAACGGCTGCCTGTCCATCTGGAAAATTTTATTGCCGGAATGTGGGCAGTACGCCTAAATTTCTGTTCTCTTCTCGTGTGAATGATGATATTTGTG ACTGTTGTGATGGAAGTGATGAGTATGATAGTAATGTCAATTGCCCCAATACCTGCGTAATGGGTGGGGATTTTTCTTATCAAACAAGAAGGTATCGCTCAAGAAGAAAACATCTCGATCGAGTTGGTGGAAGAAATGCTAATGAGGTAAATATGGCTGACTCGGCTCAGAGACTTAAAG GTCTGAAGATACTGGTACTTGTACAGGTGGCccttatcattatttttctgGTTTCGCGAAAATTATATCGCCGATCCAGGTCTAAAAGAAGACATTCGCGTTGA